CCCCGAGTCCGATGCAGGCTTCGTCTACATCGAAATACGGCGTGTGAATCATATGTGTAATCCCTCGCGCCTCGTTGCGCACGCCGAGAAAAAGATAGGTGGAAGGAACGCGTCTCGAGAAAGAGGCAAAATCCTCGGCGCCCATCTGCGGTAAATGCGGAACGAGCACATCCGCGCCAACACTTTCGCGCATCTTCTGAACTACGCGCCGCTCGAGCTCCACATCATTCGCCGTGAGCCGTGCCCCGGGGGTAATCTTGAGTTCCGCTTCAGCGCCAAAAGCACGCGCTAAAGAGCGCACCATGTCATGCGCCTCGCGAATGACTTGCTCCGCCACCGAATCCGAAAGAGTGCGAAGAATTCCGGTCAGCTCAGCGGTGTCGGCGATGATATTGTAGCTATTGCCAGCCTCGAGTTTCCCAATGCTCAACACCGCCGCATCCCGCGCGTCCACGCGGCGCGCAATCAGGGACTGGAGGGCCGTCACTAGGTGCGCGCCAACCACCACGGCGTCGATGCCCTCGTGCGGGTAGGCTGCATGAGTTTTCTTCCCGCGCACCACAATCTCAACCAGGTCCGAGCGCGCCCAAACAGGCCCTTGCGTGTACCCAATCTTGCCGACTTCCAGAGTCGGCATCACGTGGAACGCAAAGGCCGCATCTACCTTCGGGCCTTCGAGCACACCTTCAACCACCATGCGCTCTGCACCAATCGGCTCGTCCTCCGGCGAAGCCTCCTCAGCGGGCTGGAACACAAACTTGATTCGCCCGTGCAGCCTATCCTGCTCCCCGACGAGTTGCCGGGCTACGCCCACGCCCAAGGTCGTGTGCACGTCGTGCCCACAAGCGTGCATGACGCCCGGATTCTGGCTCTTGTACGGGTGTTCGCTTAGCTCATGGATGGGCAGCGCATCGATGTCCGCCCTGAACAAAAACGTGGGCCCGGGCTTTGCCCCCTCCAAAACCGCGACAACCCCCGTATCCGCCATACGCGCGGACTTCAGGCCAATTTCCGCCAAGGCCGATTCGATGCGTCCTTGTGTGCGCGACTCCTTAAACGAGAGTTCAGGATTGGCGTGCAAATCGCGCCGAAACGCGCTCAAAAATTCAGATTCTTCTGCCGTAACATTCATCTTCTTCTCCGGGCGCGACTTCGCCCAACAAAGCTAAACACCGCAAAACCTATTGCCAAAAAGAGGTTTCCACTTCCGCCTGCCCCGCATCCGCATCCAGCCTCATCCAAGACCGCGTCTACGGCATCGTCAATTCCTACGTCTTCCAGAATCGCGTTCGGGTCCCAATCGGGCACGTCTTCAAACTCGAGCGAGTACTCGATGATGCGCTCCTGGTTGGCGGTCACGAGTCGCACGCCTTCAGAAGTTGCCAAGATGCCCAGAGGCTCCAGAGGAGTCGTGCTCGTCAGGCGTGCAATGCCAGGTGTGCCACCATTTTCGTCAATCAGACGCAGGTAGTAGTCGTTCTCCCAACGATAGGTGATGATGGCCCAATCCGGCGAGACCTGTAAGTCTAGAGGGGGGCCAAGGAAGACAAAATCGCCATTTCTGAAGCGATACGTCGTCTCAAAATTGGCTTCCCAGAGCGTGGCCGCATCGTCGTTGGTGGCCGCAATAAAGGCCGGGATATCGTCGGTGACTTCGGGCACCCCTTCGATCCACATCAAATACGTGGTCCCGGGAAGGTAGGCGATGCGCCTGAGCGTTTTGCCCTCCCATTCACCGGCCAGCGGCTCGTATCGCGCCACGTTTGAGCGACCATCCCACGTATGAAAGACCGTTCCGTCGAGCCCGAGCGTGTCTTGCACAATCAGGAAATCACCGCCGCTTCGAACCACCCCACCCACTGGAATGCCCACGCCCGAAGACCCCAGTGTAAAGCCGTTCCGAGTAATGTTGCCCGTGTTCGGGTTCAGAAGATGATGTTGGCCAAGATAGCGAACGTCTTGTCCGATGGTCACCGTGCCAATAGAACTACCGAGCACTCGGTCGATAGCCGGGCTGTAGAGCAGGGGAGCGATGGCCCCAAAGTACTCGCCTCGAAACTCACCTGGGCCTCCCGGAGCACCCTCGGCGTCCACGAGCCGCCGATCCGGTACTCTCCATCGCTCGGTGCCGTCAAACTCCACAAAGACCGTGTGTCCGTCGATCTCCTCCATCGCGGTCGGGTCCTCAACCCGCAGCAAAAAGCCTTCCGGGTGGGTCCCAAAAGCGGTGCAAGCCGTTGCCCCGTTATTTACTGAGTACGAATAAGCTCGCGCGCCCTCAGCGGTTGCGCGGATCACCATGCAGCGCGTGGAGTCACCCGAGCTTGCATTGTTGACGAGATAAGTGGTGGGGCCGTCGGCCACCAAAAGGGCGCCCTGCGGGTTGAAACCCGAGGGGAGCGTAAGCTCGCGCGGTGAGTCGAGCGTCACCGCCACGTCAGCCGCTAGCGGGGCGGCCGCGAGGAATGCGGCGAATCCGATTAAAGCTGGAAGATGAGATAGCGCAAGATCAACTCCATATCCTGATTGAGCGTGGCCTGGCGCTTGTTGTGGAAGGAGGTGAAGACCACCGTCCCGCCGCTCGGCGCCTTCCAGGTGACCAGAAGTGGCGCTGCGCTTTGCGTTGCGCCTGCTGTTGAGCAATTTGAAGGAGTTGAGCATAGCTGTACGTCCGCGCGAATCTGGTTGACGGTCTGAGGGCCCACGCCTTCAAGAACCACCCAATTGGTGTTTACCACAGCTGGTGGGTTGTGTGGGAACGCGATTGTGGCGGTATTTCTTCCAAGGATCGTCTGGAGGTCAGTCGTAAGCACGTCTGCCGTCACAGTTTGTGGCGCAAAGCCCATCTTCGAGCCATTGCCATCGCCTTCTACCCCGAGCATATCCAAGACGTCTCCGAAGGCCATTTCCACCCATGGGAAGGCCCAATCAGACGCGTAGATGCTGCCGCCGTTGTTCACAAAATCTCGCAAATTGTTCACGATCTGAGGTCTCGGGTCTTGTTGGAACGGGAAGAGCGGCCCGAGGCGACCGTAGAGCTCACCACAGTTCAAGAAGATGATATCGTAATTAGCCATCTCGTTGGCGTTCGTAAGGAACGTCCTCGCGGCCGTCAGGTCCATGTTGTCGTCGCCCTTCATGTCGTAAGTCAGGTTCAAACCTGTCACGAGGTCTTCCACCGCATCGTAGGCGCCGCCGACCACAGCGATATTCACCGCCGCGCCATCCAAACACACCTTGTCCACAGCCGAGCTCAAATCCGTGACCTCGCCGGCTCTAACAAAGACACCACTATCGCCGCTGAATGAGCCCGTGCTGATATTGAGATTATGAGCACCACTCGGAACATCGGCGAACTCATAGGTGCCGTCGGCCGAGGTTCGGACCACCATCTCAAAAGGCTGGCCCGTGGCGCAATCCGTGCCGGTGATCGTCACGTCGGCTGCGGCGAGTACGTCGCCTGATGGAGTACACGCGAGGCCAATAACTCCACCGGTTCCGCACTCAAGTGGCGGCATATCGGGGATGTCCATATCGTCTCCGCCCATATCCGGCTCGTTATTATTGGGCGAAGTCTGGTTGTTGGTCTCGGTCGGATTGTTCGGATTGGTGGTCTGATTGTTCGACGCGTTGTTTGGGTCTGGATTATTCTGATTATTCTCGTCGTTATTTGGGTCACCCCCGCCCTGCGTATTGTTCTGAGGCGTCGAGATAGGCATGCACGTCCCCGTGATGGGGCTGTAGCGTTCTCCAAACTCACAAATTGGACGATCGCCTGTGGTACCGGT
This Microvenator marinus DNA region includes the following protein-coding sequences:
- a CDS encoding M20 metallopeptidase family protein, which encodes MNVTAEESEFLSAFRRDLHANPELSFKESRTQGRIESALAEIGLKSARMADTGVVAVLEGAKPGPTFLFRADIDALPIHELSEHPYKSQNPGVMHACGHDVHTTLGVGVARQLVGEQDRLHGRIKFVFQPAEEASPEDEPIGAERMVVEGVLEGPKVDAAFAFHVMPTLEVGKIGYTQGPVWARSDLVEIVVRGKKTHAAYPHEGIDAVVVGAHLVTALQSLIARRVDARDAAVLSIGKLEAGNSYNIIADTAELTGILRTLSDSVAEQVIREAHDMVRSLARAFGAEAELKITPGARLTANDVELERRVVQKMRESVGADVLVPHLPQMGAEDFASFSRRVPSTYLFLGVRNEARGITHMIHTPYFDVDEACIGLGVKAMSSALLELGREWT
- a CDS encoding carboxypeptidase-like regulatory domain-containing protein, yielding MKFAWILMFGLALSLGCSDDESTGTTGDRPICEFGERYSPITGTCMPISTPQNNTQGGGDPNNDENNQNNPDPNNASNNQTTNPNNPTETNNQTSPNNNEPDMGGDDMDIPDMPPLECGTGGVIGLACTPSGDVLAAADVTITGTDCATGQPFEMVVRTSADGTYEFADVPSGAHNLNISTGSFSGDSGVFVRAGEVTDLSSAVDKVCLDGAAVNIAVVGGAYDAVEDLVTGLNLTYDMKGDDNMDLTAARTFLTNANEMANYDIIFLNCGELYGRLGPLFPFQQDPRPQIVNNLRDFVNNGGSIYASDWAFPWVEMAFGDVLDMLGVEGDGNGSKMGFAPQTVTADVLTTDLQTILGRNTATIAFPHNPPAVVNTNWVVLEGVGPQTVNQIRADVQLCSTPSNCSTAGATQSAAPLLVTWKAPSGGTVVFTSFHNKRQATLNQDMELILRYLIFQL